A single region of the Nicotiana sylvestris chromosome 6, ASM39365v2, whole genome shotgun sequence genome encodes:
- the LOC104215292 gene encoding uncharacterized protein gives MADRMLKKPLGVIDDVIVKMDHFYFPAEFLILDCEVDVEISIILGRSFLATGRAICDVEVGELKFRLKDEEAIFNIQKSIKQPHDYGVMYVVDVVDDVVDDDMEDIYIE, from the coding sequence ATGGCGGATCGAATGTTGAAGAAACCATTGGGTGTCATCGATGATGTCATTGTCAAAATGGATCATTTCTATTTCCCCGCTGAATTTTTAATATTGGATTGTGAAGTGGATGTAGAAATTTCAATCATCCTTGGCAGGTCTTTCTTGGCTACCGGGCGAGCTATTTGTGATGTTGAAGTGGGAGAGCTTAAATTTAGATTGAAGGATGAAGAGGCAATTTTTAATATACAAAAGTCAATAAAACAACCACATGACTATGGTGTGATGTACGTAGTTGATGTGGTGGACGATGTGGTAGACGATGACATGGAAGATATTTACATTGAATAA